Proteins co-encoded in one Garra rufa chromosome 21, GarRuf1.0, whole genome shotgun sequence genomic window:
- the rab3gap2 gene encoding rab3 GTPase-activating protein non-catalytic subunit isoform X7 yields MSCCLLDFGRVQELRQVREFLFPKHNNAGPEEEKPQAESELTWDDSDWGSWENPDGKEDGAQPEEEEQQQGTPWMQDCVLSLSPCSDLLVIAREHKAAFLSAKWRTDESGQEEMTLAVTWSGTLRVEEGECISSVICIPLASQKRSSTGRPDWTCIVVGFSSGYVRFYTENGVLLLAQLLHEDPVLRLKCRTYEIPRHPGVTEQHEELSILYPAALVTIDGFSLFQSLRACRNQVARAAAAGSDVVQPPPLAYKKWGLQDMDTITDHSSIGITTLSVFDQMKNASVLGGFHASVKGSPPAMSQYITVGGGPYTGFYYAIEGSSQPLLSHVALAVASKLTSALFSAASGWLGWKSKNEEESVQKQKPKVEPATALPVRFGLPDSRRHGESICLSPCNTMAGVTDDFGRVTLLDVARGIAIRMWKGYRDAQLGWVQVSEARGERDLATSPSMPRRHTQFLVIYAPRRGILEVWGTQYGPRVGAFTVGKHCRLLYAGHRLMGVNSVTSQGWQIHTQQVCLFDPVNGVLRAITIPFHLALSDKKSERAKDMHLLKRLTTLLRSREVEPALLESEAQTVLLDIKHPAIKKQALESLLSNKNAPVSCLTSVTRALLASLKEQDPEAVDESLLQFCSSQLKLLQLYTDVQLLHTPDTSPTEPEHPSFSGIQEDLARVGQVLQRYTEINSRPCVSFAQDSSGPLPVRTFLSQLEWVNGELRVIKTPDTDWTQLGSFLFWGCLSGQSPLQRVCETLQESGISPQQLLSLLLSVWLNKEKEVLKCPGAVSHLHTLLTTLSSMKGAVDESWDGQCVSPWWQQVRTACVQSESSGAALLAALVAHRVAKNAITRLAESKFQEEWECVSLELEQWVVCIKQLEDVLALQTLLCLPSPQGSSGGTRCSVKTLLESGRGGVADCVSKLIFRQGVSPDLLKDILQRRGENESTQQPVQQGGGDKLEELLECVCQRFPNSLSPDVLFAHCSWENVVQWNKDPEVGQYLEWSVEFLKMISNPHIQLGVCVMMWQTFIVKRFSAAAFLMEKVGKAPKDRLCRRDVGMGDAAVRSFLGSCVQLLQALMEADSAMEEVSVPEVSVEEVWASADGPVSIVELALDQRSVHYPLVQHHCVLASLLHAGMTFSLRLKPLSLFDSKGKNAFFRDLSSIQLLPSGDMDPNLVSVRQEFLMNVLTGWVKVLAESEENGVKHSGAEDMWPSVCMELSSLLQVNTDILHRHLVCELYNQGLDLRAEEVMMEVQDKDVLGSQLLVLTGQRLSFSLLHSQSQTKPNMELLARLPPTLCTWLKAMDPSELRCPSVPLSQSSQLINKVIEMLPENHAQYSLALHLLEAVDSLHQEP; encoded by the exons ATGTCCTGCTGTCTGCTGGATTTCGGCCGGGTCCAGGAGCTCAGACAGGTGCGAGAGTTTCTGTTCCCCAAGCACAACAACGCCGGACCTGAGGAAGAGAAACCTCAAGCAG AGAGTGAGTTAACGTGGGATGACTCAGACTGGGGCTCTTGGGAGAATCCTGACGGTAAAGAGGATGGAGCTCAG CCTGAGGAGGAGGAGCAGCAGCAGGGTACACCCTGGATGCAGGACTGTGTGCTGTCTCTCTCACCCTGCTCAGATCTGCTGGTCATCGCTCGAGAGCACAAAGCAGCATTTCTCTCTG CTAAGTGGCGGACAGACGAGAGTGGGCAGGAGGAAATGACCCTTGCTGTGACCTGGAGTGGAACGCTGAGAGTTGAGGAGGG GGAATGTATCAGTAGTGTTATTTGTATTCCATTGGCCAGCCAGAAGAG GAGTTCTACTGGCCGGCCTGATTGGACCTGTATTGTGGTTGGATTCAGCTCAGGTTATGTCCGTTTCTACACAGAG aaTGGTGTTCTTCTATTGGCCCAGTTGTTGCATGAAGATCCCGTGCTGCGACTGAAATGTCGCACATATGAGATTCCACGTCACCCTGGAGTAACAGAACAG CATGAGGAGCTCAGTATTCTCTACCCAGCAGCCCTAGTCACCATTGATGGCTTTAGTCTCTTCCAGTCTTTACGTGCCTGTCGAAACCAGGTTGCCAGAG CTGCAGCAGCAGGAAGTGATGTCGTTCAGCCTCCACCGCTGGCCTATAAAAAGTGGGGCCTGCAAGACATGGACACAATTACAGACCATTCCAGCATAG GTATCACTACTCTGAGTGTGTTCGATCAGATGAAAAATGCATCTGTCCTTGGAGGATTTCATGCTTCGGTTAAAGGAAGCCCTCCTGCTATGAGTCAGTATATCACAGTGGGAGGTGGACCCTACACTGGCTTCTACTATGCTATAgag GGTAGTTCTCAGCCTCTTCTCTCCCATGTGGCTCTGGCTGTGGCCAGCAAACTTACATCAGCTCTGTTCAGTGCTGCCAG TGGTTGGTTGGGATGGAAGAGTAAAAATGAAGAGGAGTCAGTGCAGAAACAGAAGCCAAAAGTGGAGCCAGCCACAGCCCTTCCTGTTAG GTTCGGTCTTCCAGATTCTCGTCGGCATGGCGAGTCTATCTGTCTCTCTCCATGTAACACTATGGCTGGAGTCACAGATGACTTTGGCAGAGTCACGCTGCTGGATGTAGCACGAGGCATCGCTATCAGGATGTGGAAGG GCTATCGTGACGCTCAGCTCGGATGGGTGCAGGTCTCAGAGGCTCGTGGGGAGAGAGATCTAGCCACATCTCCATCTATGCCCCGCCGGCACACACAATTTCTGGTGATTTATGCCCCACGCAGAGGCATTTTAGAAGTGTGGGGAACTCAGTATGGACCGCGAGTAGGGGCTTTTACTGTAGGCAAACACTGCAG GCTGCTGTACGCGGGTCACAGGTTAATGGGTGTGAACAGTGTAACCAGTCAGGGCTGGCAAATACACACACAACAAGTGTGTCTGTTTGACCCGGTTAATGGAGTCCTGAGAGCCATCACCATACCATTCCACCTGGCACTCAG TGATAAGAAGAGCGAGCGTGCTAAAGACATGCACCTGCTGAAGAGACTCACCACTCTTCTGAGAAGCAGGGAGGTGGAGCCAG CTCTGCTTGAGAGTGAAGCACAAACTGTGTTACTGGACATTAAACATCCAGCTATTAAGAAACAG GCCCTGGAGTCACTTCTGTCCAATAAGAATGCACCAGTGTCCTGTTTGACCAGTGTTACTCGTGCATTATTGGCGAGCCTGAAAGAGCAAG ATCCTGAAGCAGTGGATGAGTCGTTGCTACAGTTTTGTTCATCCCAACTCAAACTTCTCCAGCTCTATACAGATGTTCAATTACTGCACACACCAGATACATCACCCACTGAGCCAGAACAT CCATCGTTTTCTGGCATTCAGGAGGATCTTGCTCGTGTTGGCCAAGTCCTACAGCGATACACAGAAATAAACTCTCGGCCCTGTGTCTCATTTGCTCAAGACTCAAGTGGGCCTTTGCCAGTCCGAACATTTTTGTCTCAATTGGAGTGGGTGAATGGAGAGCTCCGAGTAATTAAAACACCTGATACCGACTGGACCCAACTGG GTAGTTTCCTGTTCTGGGGTTGTCTTTCTGGTCAGAGTCCTTTACAAAGAGTGTGTGagactctgcaggaaagtggcaTCAGCCCTCAGCAGCTACTG TCTTTGCTCTTGTCAGTTTGGCTTAACAAAGAGAAGGAAGTACTGAAGTGCCCAGGCGCCGTCTCTCACCTTCACACGCTGCTGACCACCCTCAGCTCCATGAAAG gaGCGGTGGATGAGTCATGGGATGGCCAGTGTGTCTCACCCTGGTGGCAGCAGGTGCGCACAGCTTGTGTTCAGTCTGAGAGCTCCGGTGCCGCACTACTGGCTGCTCTAGTCGCTCATCGTGTAGCCAAGAATGCCATCACCAGGCTGGCAGAGAGCAag TTTCAGGAGGAGTGGGAATGTGTTTCTCTGGAGTTGGAGCAGTGGGTGGTGTGTATAAAGCAGTTGGAGGATGTTCTTGCTTTGCAGACGCTACTCTGCCTGCCATCTCCTCAGGGCTCTTCAGGTGGCACACGCTGCTCTGTCAAAACACTATTGGAGAGTGGCAGAG gTGGTGTAGCAGACTGTGTTTCGAAGTTGATCTTCAGACAGGGTGTGTCTCCTGATCTCCTGAAGGATATCCTACAACGAAGGGGAGAGAATGAGTCCACACAACAGCCAGTCCAGCAAGGCGGGGGGGATAAATTGGAGG AGCTGCTGGAATGTGTTTGTCAGCGGTTCCCAAATTCTTTGTCTCCTGATGTGCTGTTTGCTCACTGTAGCTGGGAAAATGTGGTCCAGTGGAACAAAGACCCAGAG GTGGGCCAGTACTTGGAGTGGTCAGTGGAGTTTTTGAAGATGATATCCAATCCTCACATTCAGTTGG GTGTCTGTGTTATGATGTGGCAGACCTTTATAGTCAAGCGGTTTTCGGCTGCTGCCTTTCTAATGGAAAAG GTGGGAAAGGCACCTAAAGACCGGCTGTGCAGACGG gatGTAGGAATGGGCGACGCAGCTGTGAGGAGTTTCCTGGGCTCCTGTGTGCAGTTACTCCAAGCCCTGATGGAG GCGGATTCAGCAATGGAGGAAGTGTCTGTTCCAGAAGTGAGTGTGGAGGAAGTGTGGGCCAGTGCTGATGGTCCAGTGTCTATAGTGGAGTTAGCTCTGGATCAGAGATCTGTTCACTATCCTCTCGTTCAGCATCACTGTGTGTTAGCGTCACTGCTGCACGCTGGCATGACCTTCTCCCTGCGTCTGAAACCACTCAGCTTGTTCGACAGCAAG GGAAAGAATGCGTTTTTTAGAGATTTGTCATCCATTCAGTTGCTTCCCAGTGGAGACATGGACCCCAACCTGGTGTCTGTGAGACAAGAG TTTTTGATGAACGTGTTGACAGGCTGGGTAAAGGTTTTAGCTGAATCTGAGGAGAATGGTGTCAAACATAGCGGTGCAGAAGACATGTGGCCATCTGTGTGTATGGAGCTCTCATCACTACTACAGGTCAATACTGACATCCTGCACAGACACCTTGTCTGTGAGCTCTACAACCAGGGCCTGGACCTGCGGGCAGAGGAG GTGATGATGGAGGTGCAGGACAAGGACGTTTTGGGCTCTCAGCTGCTGGTGTTGACTGGTCAGagactctctttctctctgcttCACTCCCAATCACAGACCAAACCCAACATGGAGCTGTTGGCCCGTCTGCCGCCCACTCTCTGCACCTGGCTGAAGGCTATG GACCCCAGTGAGCTGCGCTGTCCCTCAGTCCCTCTGTCTCAGAGCAGTCAACTGATCAACAAGGTCATCGAGATGCTCCCCGAAAACCATGCCCAGTACAGCCTTGCCCTTCACCTGCTGGAGGCCGTGGACTCTTTACACCAAGAGCCCTGA
- the rab3gap2 gene encoding rab3 GTPase-activating protein non-catalytic subunit isoform X6, producing MSCCLLDFGRVQELRQVREFLFPKHNNAGPEEEKPQAESELTWDDSDWGSWENPDGKEDGAQKTKGEIVKNMHTPFSIHSDNKPEEEEQQQGTPWMQDCVLSLSPCSDLLVIAREHKAAFLSAKWRTDESGQEEMTLAVTWSGTLRVEEGECISSVICIPLASQKRSSTGRPDWTCIVVGFSSGYVRFYTENGVLLLAQLLHEDPVLRLKCRTYEIPRHPGVTEQHEELSILYPAALVTIDGFSLFQSLRACRNQVARAAAAGSDVVQPPPLAYKKWGLQDMDTITDHSSIGITTLSVFDQMKNASVLGGFHASVKGSPPAMSQYITVGGGPYTGFYYAIEGSSQPLLSHVALAVASKLTSALFSAASGWLGWKSKNEEESVQKQKPKVEPATALPVRFGLPDSRRHGESICLSPCNTMAGVTDDFGRVTLLDVARGIAIRMWKGYRDAQLGWVQVSEARGERDLATSPSMPRRHTQFLVIYAPRRGILEVWGTQYGPRVGAFTVGKHCRLLYAGHRLMGVNSVTSQGWQIHTQQVCLFDPVNGVLRAITIPFHLALSDKKSERAKDMHLLKRLTTLLRSREVEPALLESEAQTVLLDIKHPAIKKQALESLLSNKNAPVSCLTSVTRALLASLKEQDPEAVDESLLQFCSSQLKLLQLYTDVQLLHTPDTSPTEPEHPSFSGIQEDLARVGQVLQRYTEINSRPCVSFAQDSSGPLPVRTFLSQLEWVNGELRVIKTPDTDWTQLGSFLFWGCLSGQSPLQRVCETLQESGISPQQLLSLLLSVWLNKEKEVLKCPGAVSHLHTLLTTLSSMKGAVDESWDGQCVSPWWQQVRTACVQSESSGAALLAALVAHRVAKNAITRLAESKFQEEWECVSLELEQWVVCIKQLEDVLALQTLLCLPSPQGSSGGTRCSVKTLLESGRGGVADCVSKLIFRQGVSPDLLKDILQRRGENESTQQPVQQGGGDKLEELLECVCQRFPNSLSPDVLFAHCSWENVVQWNKDPEVGQYLEWSVEFLKMISNPHIQLGVCVMMWQTFIVKRFSAAAFLMEKVGKAPKDRLCRRDVGMGDAAVRSFLGSCVQLLQALMEADSAMEEVSVPEVSVEEVWASADGPVSIVELALDQRSVHYPLVQHHCVLASLLHAGMTFSLRLKPLSLFDSKGKNAFFRDLSSIQLLPSGDMDPNLVSVRQEFLMNVLTGWVKVLAESEENGVKHSGAEDMWPSVCMELSSLLQVNTDILHRHLVCELYNQGLDLRAEEVMMEVQDKDVLGSQLLVLTGQRLSFSLLHSQSQTKPNMELLARLPPTLCTWLKAMDPSELRCPSVPLSQSSQLINKVIEMLPENHAQYSLALHLLEAVDSLHQEP from the exons ATGTCCTGCTGTCTGCTGGATTTCGGCCGGGTCCAGGAGCTCAGACAGGTGCGAGAGTTTCTGTTCCCCAAGCACAACAACGCCGGACCTGAGGAAGAGAAACCTCAAGCAG AGAGTGAGTTAACGTGGGATGACTCAGACTGGGGCTCTTGGGAGAATCCTGACGGTAAAGAGGATGGAGCTCAG AAGACAAAAGGAGAAATTGTGAAGAATATGCACACCCCCTTTTCCATTCATAGTGACAACAAA CCTGAGGAGGAGGAGCAGCAGCAGGGTACACCCTGGATGCAGGACTGTGTGCTGTCTCTCTCACCCTGCTCAGATCTGCTGGTCATCGCTCGAGAGCACAAAGCAGCATTTCTCTCTG CTAAGTGGCGGACAGACGAGAGTGGGCAGGAGGAAATGACCCTTGCTGTGACCTGGAGTGGAACGCTGAGAGTTGAGGAGGG GGAATGTATCAGTAGTGTTATTTGTATTCCATTGGCCAGCCAGAAGAG GAGTTCTACTGGCCGGCCTGATTGGACCTGTATTGTGGTTGGATTCAGCTCAGGTTATGTCCGTTTCTACACAGAG aaTGGTGTTCTTCTATTGGCCCAGTTGTTGCATGAAGATCCCGTGCTGCGACTGAAATGTCGCACATATGAGATTCCACGTCACCCTGGAGTAACAGAACAG CATGAGGAGCTCAGTATTCTCTACCCAGCAGCCCTAGTCACCATTGATGGCTTTAGTCTCTTCCAGTCTTTACGTGCCTGTCGAAACCAGGTTGCCAGAG CTGCAGCAGCAGGAAGTGATGTCGTTCAGCCTCCACCGCTGGCCTATAAAAAGTGGGGCCTGCAAGACATGGACACAATTACAGACCATTCCAGCATAG GTATCACTACTCTGAGTGTGTTCGATCAGATGAAAAATGCATCTGTCCTTGGAGGATTTCATGCTTCGGTTAAAGGAAGCCCTCCTGCTATGAGTCAGTATATCACAGTGGGAGGTGGACCCTACACTGGCTTCTACTATGCTATAgag GGTAGTTCTCAGCCTCTTCTCTCCCATGTGGCTCTGGCTGTGGCCAGCAAACTTACATCAGCTCTGTTCAGTGCTGCCAG TGGTTGGTTGGGATGGAAGAGTAAAAATGAAGAGGAGTCAGTGCAGAAACAGAAGCCAAAAGTGGAGCCAGCCACAGCCCTTCCTGTTAG GTTCGGTCTTCCAGATTCTCGTCGGCATGGCGAGTCTATCTGTCTCTCTCCATGTAACACTATGGCTGGAGTCACAGATGACTTTGGCAGAGTCACGCTGCTGGATGTAGCACGAGGCATCGCTATCAGGATGTGGAAGG GCTATCGTGACGCTCAGCTCGGATGGGTGCAGGTCTCAGAGGCTCGTGGGGAGAGAGATCTAGCCACATCTCCATCTATGCCCCGCCGGCACACACAATTTCTGGTGATTTATGCCCCACGCAGAGGCATTTTAGAAGTGTGGGGAACTCAGTATGGACCGCGAGTAGGGGCTTTTACTGTAGGCAAACACTGCAG GCTGCTGTACGCGGGTCACAGGTTAATGGGTGTGAACAGTGTAACCAGTCAGGGCTGGCAAATACACACACAACAAGTGTGTCTGTTTGACCCGGTTAATGGAGTCCTGAGAGCCATCACCATACCATTCCACCTGGCACTCAG TGATAAGAAGAGCGAGCGTGCTAAAGACATGCACCTGCTGAAGAGACTCACCACTCTTCTGAGAAGCAGGGAGGTGGAGCCAG CTCTGCTTGAGAGTGAAGCACAAACTGTGTTACTGGACATTAAACATCCAGCTATTAAGAAACAG GCCCTGGAGTCACTTCTGTCCAATAAGAATGCACCAGTGTCCTGTTTGACCAGTGTTACTCGTGCATTATTGGCGAGCCTGAAAGAGCAAG ATCCTGAAGCAGTGGATGAGTCGTTGCTACAGTTTTGTTCATCCCAACTCAAACTTCTCCAGCTCTATACAGATGTTCAATTACTGCACACACCAGATACATCACCCACTGAGCCAGAACAT CCATCGTTTTCTGGCATTCAGGAGGATCTTGCTCGTGTTGGCCAAGTCCTACAGCGATACACAGAAATAAACTCTCGGCCCTGTGTCTCATTTGCTCAAGACTCAAGTGGGCCTTTGCCAGTCCGAACATTTTTGTCTCAATTGGAGTGGGTGAATGGAGAGCTCCGAGTAATTAAAACACCTGATACCGACTGGACCCAACTGG GTAGTTTCCTGTTCTGGGGTTGTCTTTCTGGTCAGAGTCCTTTACAAAGAGTGTGTGagactctgcaggaaagtggcaTCAGCCCTCAGCAGCTACTG TCTTTGCTCTTGTCAGTTTGGCTTAACAAAGAGAAGGAAGTACTGAAGTGCCCAGGCGCCGTCTCTCACCTTCACACGCTGCTGACCACCCTCAGCTCCATGAAAG gaGCGGTGGATGAGTCATGGGATGGCCAGTGTGTCTCACCCTGGTGGCAGCAGGTGCGCACAGCTTGTGTTCAGTCTGAGAGCTCCGGTGCCGCACTACTGGCTGCTCTAGTCGCTCATCGTGTAGCCAAGAATGCCATCACCAGGCTGGCAGAGAGCAag TTTCAGGAGGAGTGGGAATGTGTTTCTCTGGAGTTGGAGCAGTGGGTGGTGTGTATAAAGCAGTTGGAGGATGTTCTTGCTTTGCAGACGCTACTCTGCCTGCCATCTCCTCAGGGCTCTTCAGGTGGCACACGCTGCTCTGTCAAAACACTATTGGAGAGTGGCAGAG gTGGTGTAGCAGACTGTGTTTCGAAGTTGATCTTCAGACAGGGTGTGTCTCCTGATCTCCTGAAGGATATCCTACAACGAAGGGGAGAGAATGAGTCCACACAACAGCCAGTCCAGCAAGGCGGGGGGGATAAATTGGAGG AGCTGCTGGAATGTGTTTGTCAGCGGTTCCCAAATTCTTTGTCTCCTGATGTGCTGTTTGCTCACTGTAGCTGGGAAAATGTGGTCCAGTGGAACAAAGACCCAGAG GTGGGCCAGTACTTGGAGTGGTCAGTGGAGTTTTTGAAGATGATATCCAATCCTCACATTCAGTTGG GTGTCTGTGTTATGATGTGGCAGACCTTTATAGTCAAGCGGTTTTCGGCTGCTGCCTTTCTAATGGAAAAG GTGGGAAAGGCACCTAAAGACCGGCTGTGCAGACGG gatGTAGGAATGGGCGACGCAGCTGTGAGGAGTTTCCTGGGCTCCTGTGTGCAGTTACTCCAAGCCCTGATGGAG GCGGATTCAGCAATGGAGGAAGTGTCTGTTCCAGAAGTGAGTGTGGAGGAAGTGTGGGCCAGTGCTGATGGTCCAGTGTCTATAGTGGAGTTAGCTCTGGATCAGAGATCTGTTCACTATCCTCTCGTTCAGCATCACTGTGTGTTAGCGTCACTGCTGCACGCTGGCATGACCTTCTCCCTGCGTCTGAAACCACTCAGCTTGTTCGACAGCAAG GGAAAGAATGCGTTTTTTAGAGATTTGTCATCCATTCAGTTGCTTCCCAGTGGAGACATGGACCCCAACCTGGTGTCTGTGAGACAAGAG TTTTTGATGAACGTGTTGACAGGCTGGGTAAAGGTTTTAGCTGAATCTGAGGAGAATGGTGTCAAACATAGCGGTGCAGAAGACATGTGGCCATCTGTGTGTATGGAGCTCTCATCACTACTACAGGTCAATACTGACATCCTGCACAGACACCTTGTCTGTGAGCTCTACAACCAGGGCCTGGACCTGCGGGCAGAGGAG GTGATGATGGAGGTGCAGGACAAGGACGTTTTGGGCTCTCAGCTGCTGGTGTTGACTGGTCAGagactctctttctctctgcttCACTCCCAATCACAGACCAAACCCAACATGGAGCTGTTGGCCCGTCTGCCGCCCACTCTCTGCACCTGGCTGAAGGCTATG GACCCCAGTGAGCTGCGCTGTCCCTCAGTCCCTCTGTCTCAGAGCAGTCAACTGATCAACAAGGTCATCGAGATGCTCCCCGAAAACCATGCCCAGTACAGCCTTGCCCTTCACCTGCTGGAGGCCGTGGACTCTTTACACCAAGAGCCCTGA